From the Daucus carota subsp. sativus chromosome 8, DH1 v3.0, whole genome shotgun sequence genome, one window contains:
- the LOC108197304 gene encoding small ribosomal subunit protein eS21y, with product MMNDEGQNMDLYIPRKCSATNRLITSKDHASVQINVGHLDDRGIYTGGFTTFALCGFVRAQGDADSAVDRLWQKKKAELKQ from the exons ATGATGAACGATGAAGGTCAAAACATGGATCTCTACATCCCTAGGAAGTG TTCTGCTACGAATCGGTTGATTACGTCAAAGGACCACGCATCTGTTCAGATCAATGTTGGTCATTTGGATGATAGGGGCATTTACACCGGTGGTTTCACCACTTTTGCTCTCTGTGGTTTCGTCCGTGCTCAG GGAGATGCTGATAGTGCAGTTGATCGCCTATGGCAGAAGAAGAAAGCTGAACTTAAGCAATAG
- the LOC108197539 gene encoding calcium-transporting ATPase 12, plasma membrane-type has protein sequence MDSLKKLNSVYRLSRNRWHIAYAAICSARAFCNPLKSSEPRSYSRIPTESYIIDAVQLSSRDINQSRLRHLVDKKDLDHLGALGGVKGLMSALKTDGERGILADSDDISQRQEAFGMNTYPRPPAKSLFSFVVEQLKDTTVIIILVCAVLALVFGMIEYGAEGWYLGVSVFTSVLFVICISVAVNLKHDRLFRKLSMASNNNIQMEVLRSGMLLHISVDDIVVGDVVCLKTGDRVPADGLLIEGHSLQIDEASMTGESDHVKVDLHENPFLRSGTEVVDGHAKFLVTSVGINTAWGETMRSISHDSSEETPLQSRLNKLFSLIGNTGLAVGLVEFVILLIRYLTGNSEDEDGQTKPKGVVGIIAYSLTLIVVMIPEGLSLAVTLTRYYSTRRMFARQPVAKQISSCETMGSVTAICMDKTGTLTINKMEVTKFLLGQEFIEKFNYTLIASSVMELFHQGVGLNTTGSVYKTDSGSKLEFSGSPTEKALLSWGVLELNMNFELLKRSSELLHEEAFSSEKKRSGILMKKNGDNTMHMHWKGAAEIIIAMCTHYYDSLGNVKVMEDTERENLNQLVQGMAASSLRCIGFAHKEVYEHELNDGEAQLKENNYTLLGVVGMKDPCRPGVRKAVQDCQRAGVNVKMITGDNVFTAKAIAIECGILRPDQDMDGAVVEGEEFRNYTQVERLKKLDTICLMARSSPSDKLLMVKCLKQKRHMVAVTGDGTNDAPAIKEADIGLSMGIQGTEVAKESSDIIILGDSFASVVAVLKLGRNVYNNIQKFLQFQLTVNVATLVINFVLDISVGETPLTSVQLVWINLIMDLLGALALAAEHPGKEILDMQPVSRKEPIISNIMWRNLIAQALFQSIVFLTLQYYAFLQFGGQTIYNVDESIKDTMLFNIFVLCQIFNLFNARKLENKNIFEGIHKNKMFLGITGITILVQVVMVEFLNNFTGTEKLYLGEWGACIGIAILSWPIGILVKYIPVPHKTIFQISQDEEVGEELDEVEEELDELGEELDALGEVLGGLIN, from the exons ATGGATTCTCTAAAGAAACTGAATTCCGTCTATAGGCTTAGTAGAAACCGATGGCATATAGCTTATGCGGCTATCTGTTCTGCAAGAGCCTTCTGCAATCCTCTCAAATCCTCAGAACCTCGTAGTTATTCGAGGATCCCAACCGAGAGTTACATTATTGATGCTGTTCAACTTTCATCTCGAGACATTAACCAGTCAAGGCTCAGACACTTGGTTGATAAAAAAGATCTGGATCATCTTGGCGCTCTTGGTGGTGTAAAAGGCTTGATGTCTGCTCTCAAAACAGACGGGGAGCGTGGAATACTTGCAGATTCTGATGATATTTCACAACGTCAGGAAGCCTTTGGGATGAACACTTACCCTAGGCCGCCTGCAAAGAGTCTTTTTAGCTTTGTCGTAGAACAATTGAAAGATACAACCGTTATCATTATCCTTGTTTGTGCTGTACTTGCTCTTGTTTTTGGCATGATCGAGTATGGAGCAGAAGGATGGTACCTTGGGGTGAGTGTATTTACATCCGTTCTTTTTGTGATCTGCATTTCAGTAGCTGTTAACTTAAAGCATGACAGACTCTTCCGCAAGTTGTCTATGGCTAgtaacaataatattcaaatgGAGGTCCTGCGAAGTGGAATGCTTCTGCACATTTCAGTGGATGATATTGTCGTGGGAGATGTTGTATGCTTGAAGACTGGTGATCGAGTCCCTGCTGATGGACTGTTAATAGAGGGTCATTCTCTACAAATTGATGAAGCAAGCATGACTGGAGAGAGTGATCATGTGAAAGTTGATCTCCATGAAAATCCGTTTCTGCGTTCTGGTACAGAAGTGGTAGATGGACATGCCAAGTTTTTAGTTACATCTGTTGGCATCAATACGGCATGGGGAGAGACAATGAGATCCATCAGTCATGATTCCAGTGAAGAAACGCCTCTCCAATCCCGACTCAACAAACTCTTTTCATTAATAGGTAATACTGGTTTGGCAGTCGGTTTAGTAGAATTTGTAATCTTGTTGATTAGGTATTTGACGGGCAATTCTGAGGATGAGGATGGACAGACTAAGCCCAAAGGTGTTGTGGGAATTATCGCTTATTCACTTACCTTAATAGTTGTTATGATTCCTGAGGGGTTGTCTTTGGCTGTCACCTTAACACGTTATTACTCAACCAGGAGGATGTTTGCTCGTCAGCCTGTGGCGAAGCAGATATCTTCTTGTGAGACTATGGGCAGTGTCACGGCTATTTGTATGGATAAAACGGGTACTCTCACAATAAATAAAATGGAGGTCACCAAATTTCTGCTTGGACAAGAGTTCAttgaaaaatttaattatactttAATTGCTTCTAGTGTTATGGAACTCTTTCACCAAGGAGTTGGCTTAAACACCACTGGTAGTGTTTACAAGACTGATTCAGGATCTAAGTTGGAGTTTTCAGGCAGTCCTACTGAAAAAGCACTTCTTTCTTGGGGTGTCCTGGAGTTGAATATGAATTTTGAGTTGTTGAAAAGAAGTTCTGAACTTCTACATGAGGAAGCATTCAGTTCCGAGAAAAAGAGAAGCGGGATCCTAATGAAGAAAAATGGAGATAACACTATGCATATGCATTGGAAAGGAGCTGCAGAGATTATTATAGCAATGTGCACTCACTACTATGACTCACTGGGAAACGTGAAAGTTATGGAAGATACTGAAAGGGAGAACCTTAACCAACTGGTTCAAGGTATGGCTGCAAGTAGTCTCAGGTGCATTGGATTTGCGCATAAAGAAGTCTATGAACATGAACTCAATGATGGAGAAGCACAATTAAAAGAAAACAATTATACCCTATTGGGTGTAGTTGGAATGAAGGATCCATGCCGACCTGGTGTGAGAAAAGCAGTCCAAGATTGCCAACGTGCTGGAGTGAATGTAAAGATGATAACTGGAGACAATGTTTTCACTGCAAAAGCAATCGCCATTGAATGCGGGATACTAAGGCCTGACCAGGACATGGATGGAGCAGTGGTGGAGGGTGAAGAGTTCCGAAACTACACCCAAGTGGAGCGGTTAAAGAAACTTGATACAATTTGTTTGATGGCAAGATCTTCACCTTCTGACAAGCTTCTAATGGTAAAATGCCTCAAACAAAAGAGACACATGGTCGCAGTAACTGGAGATGGGACCAATGATGCACCTGCAATAAAAGAAGCCGATATTGGTCTATCAATGGGAATCCAGGGCactgaagttgcaaaagagagTTCAGATATCATTATATTGGGTGATAGTTTTGCATCTGTCGTAGCTGTTCTAAAATTAGGAAGAAATGTTTATAACAACATTCAGAAGTTCCTTCAGTTTCAACTGACAGTAAATGTAGCAACTCTAGTAATCAACTTTGTGTTGGATATATCAGTCGGAGAAACACCATTAACATCAGTCCAGTTAGTTTGGATAAATCTCATTATGGACTTGTTGGGAGCCCTTGCCCTTGCTGCTGAACATCCAGGCAAGGAGATTCTGGACATGCAGCCTGTGAGTCGCAAGGAGCcaattatttcaaatataatgtgGAGGAACCTGATAGCCCAAGCGTTGTTTCAGAGTATAGTTTTCTTGACATTGCA ATACTATGCTTTTTTGCAGTTTGGAGGGCAAACAATCTACAATGTTGATGAAAGCATAAAAGATACTATGCTTTTTAATATCTTTGTCCTTTGCCAGATTTTCAATCTGTTCAATGCAAGGAAGCTAGAAAACAAGAATATTTTCGAGGGAATACACAAGAACAAGATGTTTCTCGGAATTACTGGGATCACAATCCTCGTCCAAGTTGTAATGGTGGAATTCCTAAACAACTTTACAGGAACAGAGAAGCTATATTTGGGGGAATGGGGAGCATGTATTGGTATAGCAATTCTATCCTGGCCTATTGGTATCCTGGTAAAGTACATCCCTGTTCCACACAAAACCATCTTTCAGATTTCCCAAGACGAAGAAGTTGGGGAAGAACTCGATGAAGTTGAGGAAGAACTTGATGAACTCGGGGAAGAACTCGATGCACTTGGGGAAGTACTTGGAGgactaataaattaa